The proteins below are encoded in one region of Bremerella sp. P1:
- the flhA gene encoding flagellar biosynthesis protein FlhA: protein MDFSLSRLKDLILPIGIITSVLVILMPLPAPLMNLLLTANITAGVIILLTTIYVKTPLEFNIFPSLLLATTLARLVLNVATTRLILTGAATEGMDAAGGVIQSFGEFVAGDRVEVGIIIFIIIVLIQFLVITKGATRISEVAARFALDGMPGRQMAIDADLNAGIIDEVEAQQRRAEITQQADFFGAMDGASKFVRGDAIAGIVITLINIVGGLIIGVSSGLDVLEAAQIYTKLTIGDGLVSQVPAFLISLAAGLLVTRSTEESNLPVEFIKQLFSRPEALGVAGCFLGLLIFSGLPTLPLLVIGAGCVGIAVMTKKGQTKKTEVEAAETEKKQKEEQEAAKKDDRIEDYLTVDPMEMELGVGLVRLAAPARGGDLLPRITGVRQNVASEIGVILPKVRIRDNMRLHENQYRIKISNNVVAENTIYPDGLLAIAMGGAKGDLPGEKTRDPAFNQPAVWIEPGMRPQAEMMGYTIVEPTSVLATHLQRVSKKHADELLTRDATKHLLDELKETSPAVVDELIPGAMKIGDVQAVLQLLLREEVSIRQLARILETLGDHIGRTKDPVWLTEFVRHKLARTICTKYRDKEGRIYVVPLDPAMQDRIASGIDMERGAFARMSPQAIEMTCKSIAVGIEKLREIGKPPIVLVNPQIRPAVKQLTGNFIPDLIVLSHNEITNDTMIESMGIISDTMPGKAPPPPGQGPQQPPQK, encoded by the coding sequence GTGGATTTCAGCCTCAGCAGACTCAAGGACTTGATCCTGCCGATCGGTATCATCACCAGCGTGCTGGTGATTTTGATGCCGTTGCCGGCGCCGCTGATGAATTTGCTGCTCACAGCAAACATCACGGCGGGGGTCATCATTCTGCTGACGACCATCTACGTGAAGACGCCGCTTGAGTTCAATATTTTTCCGTCGTTGCTGCTCGCGACCACGCTGGCTCGGCTCGTTCTCAACGTTGCTACCACGCGTTTGATTCTGACCGGGGCGGCTACCGAAGGGATGGACGCGGCCGGCGGTGTGATTCAAAGCTTTGGCGAATTCGTCGCAGGCGACCGCGTCGAAGTCGGGATCATCATCTTTATTATCATCGTGCTTATCCAGTTTCTGGTGATCACCAAGGGTGCCACGCGTATCAGTGAAGTGGCGGCTCGTTTTGCGTTAGATGGTATGCCGGGGCGTCAGATGGCAATCGATGCCGACCTGAATGCGGGCATCATCGACGAAGTCGAAGCCCAGCAGCGACGTGCCGAGATCACCCAGCAGGCCGACTTTTTCGGGGCGATGGACGGTGCGAGTAAGTTCGTCCGTGGTGACGCGATCGCCGGTATCGTCATTACTCTGATCAATATCGTCGGCGGTCTGATCATCGGCGTTTCGTCCGGACTGGATGTGCTCGAAGCGGCTCAGATCTATACCAAGCTGACCATCGGTGACGGCCTGGTGAGCCAGGTGCCAGCGTTCCTGATCTCGCTTGCCGCCGGTTTGCTCGTCACGCGAAGCACCGAAGAATCGAACCTGCCGGTGGAATTCATCAAGCAGTTGTTCTCGCGCCCGGAAGCACTAGGTGTGGCTGGCTGCTTCCTAGGGCTGCTCATCTTCTCAGGCCTACCGACGCTTCCGCTGCTGGTCATTGGTGCCGGTTGTGTGGGCATCGCGGTGATGACCAAGAAGGGACAAACCAAGAAGACAGAAGTCGAGGCCGCAGAGACCGAAAAGAAACAGAAAGAAGAACAGGAAGCCGCTAAGAAGGACGACCGGATCGAGGACTATCTCACGGTCGATCCTATGGAAATGGAACTGGGCGTTGGCTTGGTGCGTCTCGCGGCACCTGCCCGAGGTGGCGACTTGCTGCCACGCATTACAGGTGTTCGTCAAAACGTTGCCAGCGAGATTGGCGTGATCCTGCCGAAGGTCCGCATCCGCGACAACATGCGTCTGCACGAGAACCAATACCGGATCAAGATCAGCAACAACGTGGTTGCCGAGAATACGATCTACCCGGATGGTCTGCTGGCCATTGCCATGGGTGGTGCCAAGGGAGACCTGCCAGGCGAAAAGACACGCGATCCTGCGTTCAATCAACCTGCAGTATGGATCGAACCCGGTATGCGGCCTCAAGCCGAAATGATGGGCTACACGATCGTGGAACCAACTTCGGTTCTGGCAACGCATCTGCAGCGTGTTTCGAAGAAGCATGCCGACGAGCTGCTTACCCGCGACGCAACGAAGCACCTTCTGGACGAACTCAAAGAAACATCGCCGGCAGTGGTTGACGAGTTGATTCCTGGAGCGATGAAGATCGGCGATGTTCAAGCCGTGCTTCAATTGTTGCTTCGCGAAGAAGTCTCGATCCGTCAGTTGGCACGCATCCTGGAAACCTTGGGCGACCATATCGGTCGGACGAAAGACCCTGTCTGGCTGACCGAGTTCGTCCGGCACAAGCTGGCACGGACGATCTGTACCAAGTATCGCGACAAGGAAGGCCGCATCTACGTGGTGCCGCTCGATCCCGCGATGCAGGACCGGATTGCCTCAGGCATTGACATGGAACGCGGTGCGTTTGCCCGCATGAGTCCTCAGGCGATTGAGATGACGTGCAAGTCGATTGCCGTCGGTATCGAGAAGCTGCGAGAAATTGGCAAGCCGCCGATCGTGCTGGTCAATCCGCAGATTCGCCCCGCCGTCAAACAACTAACCGGTAACTTCATTCCTGACCTGATCGTGCTGAGCCACAACGAGATCACCAACGACACGATGATCGAATCGATGGGTATCATCAGTGACACGATGCCAGGCAAGGCTCCTCCGCCGCCAGGACAGGGCCCGCAGCAACCGCCGCAGAAGTAA
- a CDS encoding sulfotransferase family protein, whose amino-acid sequence MNASSPATDSQSKPAEASKPKKPKANSYPWYTPRVWHGMRVGTWASLLAKNGFKVHPLKLGLATTVSCFAINNSICHQLQNLFFGKKIQEAKIENPIFILGHWRSGTTLLHELMAADDRYATPNTIQCFAPNIFLIYGRLIENYFNFFMPKSRPMDNMGMGWSKPQEDEFGVLSLGEMSPYVRMAFPNNPKPDPDYLDLAAVPPERKEEWLDTLDLFMRMVTVQEQKPLILKSPTHTGRIGELAERYPDAKFIHIARDPYDVYASTVRLWNTMDEVQAFQVSKDDYREYVFDCFERMYAAYDRGLASVPKDKVCQTRYEDLIADPVGEVRRIYEAIDLDGYDRIEQGVRDYAERTKDYRRNSHSMDETTRQEIQRRWRGYFEANGYPLDDA is encoded by the coding sequence TTGAATGCCTCATCCCCCGCCACCGATTCGCAATCGAAACCGGCGGAAGCCTCAAAACCGAAGAAGCCCAAAGCCAACAGTTACCCCTGGTACACGCCACGCGTCTGGCATGGGATGCGGGTAGGCACGTGGGCCAGTCTGCTAGCAAAGAACGGTTTCAAGGTCCATCCTCTGAAGCTTGGCCTGGCCACGACCGTTTCCTGCTTTGCGATCAACAACAGCATCTGTCACCAACTGCAGAACCTGTTCTTCGGCAAGAAGATCCAAGAAGCCAAAATCGAGAACCCGATCTTCATTCTCGGTCACTGGCGTAGCGGCACGACCCTTTTGCATGAGTTGATGGCCGCGGACGATCGGTACGCCACGCCGAACACCATCCAGTGCTTCGCGCCGAATATCTTCCTGATCTATGGCCGGTTGATTGAGAATTACTTCAACTTTTTCATGCCCAAGAGCCGCCCGATGGACAACATGGGCATGGGGTGGTCGAAGCCTCAGGAAGACGAGTTCGGCGTGTTGAGCCTGGGGGAAATGTCCCCCTACGTTCGCATGGCGTTTCCCAACAACCCCAAGCCAGACCCCGATTACCTCGATCTGGCTGCCGTTCCGCCAGAGCGCAAGGAAGAGTGGCTCGACACGCTCGATCTTTTCATGCGGATGGTTACGGTCCAGGAACAGAAGCCGCTGATCCTCAAATCGCCTACCCACACCGGCCGAATTGGCGAACTGGCCGAGCGTTACCCAGACGCCAAGTTCATCCACATTGCCCGAGATCCGTACGACGTCTACGCGTCGACGGTCCGACTGTGGAACACGATGGACGAAGTGCAAGCATTCCAGGTCTCGAAGGACGACTACCGCGAGTACGTCTTTGACTGCTTCGAGCGGATGTATGCCGCCTACGATCGTGGGCTGGCATCGGTTCCGAAAGATAAGGTTTGCCAGACTCGCTACGAAGACCTGATTGCCGATCCGGTTGGGGAAGTTCGCCGCATTTACGAGGCAATCGATCTGGACGGGTACGACCGCATCGAACAAGGCGTGCGCGACTATGCTGAGCGCACCAAGGACTATCGCCGCAACAGCCACTCCATGGACGAGACCACCCGTCAGGAAATCCAACGCCGCTGGCGAGGATATTTCGAGGCCAACGGTTATCCGCTGGACGACGCCTAG
- the flhF gene encoding flagellar biosynthesis protein FlhF → MNIRSFRAKSMHEALELVRKELGPDAALLHTREVPQRGLKGLLGGKEIELAASTDSNLKSRFEIQEPEEEPEAEAVSPEPTEQVAASPEEITQQEDAGIDLEAMSFSQTFFSSGPGWPPSLLRIRERLVEAEVPGFLADSICEKVLTTHTEASQQEEALLLQAIRTELAASIHVGRDIDDPRVYPRVVAAIGPTGVGKTTTIAKLAARAKFDHKRRVGLVTVDTYRIAAVDQLQTYAEIMDLPMKIVSTPMEVRSAINELSDCEQIFIDTAGRSPRDEVQVQQLRSLIKAASPDETYLVLSAPSSSKSLAEAVAKFTTVGPSSWVLTKIDEVGSLGNTLSFLQDPQLPLAYVTNGQDVPQAIAAAEAEDLVARIL, encoded by the coding sequence ATGAACATTCGCTCATTCCGCGCCAAATCGATGCACGAAGCGTTAGAGTTAGTTCGCAAAGAGCTAGGTCCTGATGCCGCTTTGCTCCATACGCGTGAAGTTCCGCAGCGTGGACTGAAGGGACTGCTCGGCGGTAAGGAAATCGAACTAGCGGCCTCGACCGACTCGAACCTGAAAAGTCGCTTTGAGATCCAAGAGCCGGAAGAAGAACCCGAAGCGGAAGCCGTTTCCCCGGAACCAACCGAGCAAGTTGCTGCTTCTCCGGAAGAAATAACACAGCAAGAAGATGCCGGCATCGACTTGGAAGCGATGTCGTTCAGTCAAACGTTCTTCAGCAGCGGTCCTGGTTGGCCTCCTTCGCTATTGCGGATTCGCGAGCGACTTGTCGAAGCCGAAGTGCCTGGCTTCCTGGCTGATTCGATCTGCGAGAAAGTCCTGACGACGCATACCGAAGCGTCGCAGCAAGAAGAAGCACTGCTGCTGCAAGCAATCCGTACCGAGCTGGCGGCGTCGATTCACGTGGGCCGCGACATTGATGACCCGCGTGTATATCCCCGGGTTGTGGCTGCGATTGGGCCAACCGGCGTCGGAAAAACAACCACGATTGCCAAGCTGGCGGCACGGGCCAAGTTTGATCACAAGCGTCGTGTTGGCCTGGTGACGGTCGATACCTACCGAATTGCCGCGGTCGACCAGTTGCAAACCTATGCCGAGATCATGGATCTTCCGATGAAGATCGTTTCGACTCCGATGGAAGTACGCAGTGCTATCAACGAGCTATCGGACTGCGAGCAGATCTTCATTGATACGGCTGGTCGAAGCCCTCGCGATGAGGTGCAAGTACAGCAACTCAGATCTTTGATAAAAGCAGCTTCCCCTGATGAGACCTATTTGGTACTTTCCGCCCCCAGCAGTTCGAAGAGCCTGGCCGAGGCGGTGGCAAAGTTCACCACGGTGGGTCCTTCCAGCTGGGTATTAACCAAGATTGATGAGGTTGGTTCGTTGGGTAACACATTGAGTTTTCTGCAAGATCCCCAGCTTCCGCTGGCATACGTGACCAACGGTCAGGACGTTCCCCAGGCCATTGCCGCTGCTGAAGCGGAAGACTTGGTCGCTCGCATCCTGTAG
- a CDS encoding MinD/ParA family ATP-binding protein → MLAKRAMIGGTPAFAKAKTFVLFGGSSGVGTTTVCHNLACAMGLAGHRVATIDLNPSNAGLAQLTGRTPKVGIDELLTGRLDLHEYLVPGLAASLLLPTDQSSGAGQWPVAAVDRLIEQLMGLGRHADIVLIDAGNELSPLAGELWRMAQLFLVILNPKADAITAGYERVRSLHSYSPRKVTHVVMNRASSDSGHLDLIAGMDATAGKFLNLAIESVGHIEMASEIGAASRAAEPFIQRYADHTASKSLQRIADRLVRMSLSLSQSPSSKRAA, encoded by the coding sequence ATGCTTGCTAAACGCGCCATGATCGGCGGCACACCGGCGTTCGCGAAAGCGAAAACCTTCGTGCTGTTCGGTGGTAGTAGCGGAGTAGGGACAACGACCGTTTGCCATAACCTGGCCTGTGCGATGGGATTGGCCGGGCATCGCGTTGCCACGATCGATTTGAATCCGAGCAACGCAGGGCTCGCCCAGTTAACCGGTCGCACACCCAAAGTCGGCATCGATGAACTGCTGACTGGACGGCTCGACCTGCACGAATACCTGGTGCCTGGTTTGGCCGCGTCGCTATTGCTTCCAACAGATCAAAGCAGCGGGGCAGGGCAGTGGCCGGTGGCAGCTGTCGACCGCTTAATCGAACAACTCATGGGACTGGGACGTCATGCGGACATCGTGCTGATCGATGCCGGCAATGAATTGAGTCCCCTGGCCGGCGAACTGTGGCGAATGGCCCAGCTGTTCCTGGTCATACTGAATCCCAAGGCAGATGCCATCACGGCCGGCTACGAGCGAGTACGATCGCTGCATAGCTACTCGCCGAGAAAAGTCACTCATGTCGTCATGAATCGCGCCTCGAGCGATTCGGGACATCTCGATCTAATCGCCGGTATGGATGCAACCGCCGGTAAGTTTTTGAACCTGGCAATTGAATCGGTTGGCCACATCGAGATGGCCTCCGAGATCGGCGCTGCCTCACGCGCAGCCGAACCGTTCATCCAGCGGTACGCCGATCATACAGCCAGCAAGTCGCTTCAGAGGATTGCTGATCGCCTGGTGCGCATGTCGTTAAGCCTTTCCCAATCGCCATCTTCGAAGAGGGCCGCTTAA